CGAATCAACATTGAAGCGCATcctcttcttttcctatatttaggtgcagtgttcatgttcaaactgtgcataataataatatgaaatacatTGTTTCCTATTCTCATAGGCCTCCTATGCTAACGTCGTTTCCTGTTTGTCATCATGGCGCCGGCTGGAGAGCGAAGTGTTTTTGGAGGTGAGGTGGCGCCGTTCTCGAGGATGGAAACTCGATCTTGTGGATCGCAATGATCGTCTTTCAAGGACACGTGTCCGAAGAGTTGACGCCGTTCGCCCCTCAGTGGCTCAAATATATTCATTGCTATTCGTtgtgacgatgatgatgacgacgacgtaGTATTAGCTGCATCATAAGGTCTTAGTGTACATTTCCCACAAACTCAGGCCCAGtcccatcgtttgttttaacCACTCTAGATTTCATAACAAAACGACGTGGGACCTGCGTAAaacgtgatttaaaaaaaaaaaaaaagacttatgaAACGAAGTAAGAGTAAGTAAGACGTGAACTAACCTGTCCTGTGTAACCCAAGTGGAGGCTGCTTGAAAGCGGCGTCGAGTCGATGACGTCGCCGCTCGCGGTCCACTTCGGTCgcccaaagttcctcctcgttgTTCTCTTCTTTCACACGTTGAGCGCACATGTTGCTTGGCGCGATCGTCACAACGCGTCACCTCTGCTGAGTGACGTGCCGACAACAGAGGCGTCTCTTTCTTAGCGGCTAAGCTAAACTGAGCTAGCCCGAGCTTCGCCGCGCACCGAGACGAGTTTATACGCACACGAAGATTTAAATCATCGCCTTTTCCCTCCGGGAAAGTAGCGAGCGCACGCACTGTGTCCAAACTCGAATGTAACAGTAAGGGCGAGCGCATTTTGCGGCAGCGGCATGAGGGCGAGGCACGTTCCGAGGAATCCCACGCAGCTTCCAGGCAGGAAacgccccactgcaacatgattggctcctgcgtcgcgGGGAGGGAAGGCCACGCGGCTCGAACGAGACATGTATCACGTTTGTAGGGTGGCTTAAGTGTAGGATTCGGGCgcgttagggttagtgggaaacatattAACGCCGCCACACTGAAATGacatcttttttgttgttgttttctctcCGTCTGAcagcagtagggcgtgttctacagATCCAACAGCCAATCGTAGTGCAGTGACGCGTGTCGTGCAGCCAGTGATAtcggagcagggcgtgtcctgtcTAGAAACTCGGTGGGAATCCTAACAATGCCTCATTCCGATATTTGGAACTTTCCGGCTCCGAGCTTCTCTGTTGACTTGCTCGCCCCTCCCACCGGCAACTCCGCTCCATTCCGTCAATTCGATAGGTCAAAGTAGTTTCAGTACTGCGTGATTTTTACAAATGTGACTCGAGAAGAAATTGTACTTTGACTCCGTTACAACGATCGATGATTGCTTACACGGGTAACTGTAGAACACGCATCTCTCTGGGTACGTGCTGATCTCGCTCCCACAAAATATCATTGCGCATTCACATTTGATCTTGTTATTTTGCATGTGTTGATGTTCGTGCTCTgattagcatttttgttttttccccccatctgAAGCTACTCACCATTTACCCAGTACTTGagcagtttcccccccccactgtgtcaagtaattttttggacgactactttttacttttacttgagtcacatgattgccaagtaacagtactcttcttgctcgagtacaatatttggccacTCTGATCACCACAAATGTCCATTCGAGGCTTTATATATTCAGCGGGCTTACATTCAAATCATACGTAAGCTATaataatggataaaaaaaatctcagaatatataataatgtgATAATACACGGTTACAATTTGCAACTTTGCAGATGTAAAAATGATCGTGACTGGTCACTCCGCATCCCGTCCTCTCCTCcgcagaaatacaaaaatacaaaaacacaaaaacacaaaaacccaCCCCTGCGATCCCCACGAACAAACCCAAACCCAaacccaaacacaaacacaccctcAACGCAACTCAACTTTATGGATAGAGCACTTTCAAACAAACACAGCTGCACCCAAAGTGCTGTACGTtctataaaaatacaattgaaccgCGACCAGGACCGTCGAACTGTCCTCAAGCAAAACTCGAAACCTTTTTCTTCAGGGGAACATCGATGTGACTATCATGCACAAAACAACGAAAATAAATCCCATGCTTTCTCGGGATCTAACCCAGTGGCAGTAAATATAAAGAAATCACCAGGAGGGCCAAAGTAGAACCTTGTGGAACCCCATACGACAGTTGGGTAGAGTGGGACTCCAAGCGAGCGAGGCAAGAGTTTTTTGCCAGCCAGATCGGATCGAAACCACTCAAGAGCACTACCACCTGTGGCCTCCAGGTGCTGCCAACGAGCCAGAATGATCTCGTGGTCCACAGTAGCAAATGCTGCAGTCAGGTCCAGCAGCACAAGACAAACATAATCCCCCGGAGTCATTAGCCAGGAGGATGTCATTCAAAACTCTTAAAAGGCCCTGACTCAGTGCTGTGCAGCATCTCGACGTTGTGTCTCTGCTTGTGATCTTCCGCAGTTGTCTCCATCTTCTTCTGTTGTCACGCGTCGACTTGAGCCGCTGCTCGGCGGCTCGGCGGCTCGGAGGCTCGGTCCCTGCCCTTAGGTCTGCTCGATTTGCCCGTCGTCTTCGTCGTCGTCACGCTTCGCAACGACACAAGTCAATGGGATCTTggtatcctcctcctcctccattttAATGGGAGGTGGCTCTGGCTTCTCTTCCTCTTTATTATGGGGGGACTCCACCGCGGAGCTCCTCTCATTCTGCTCAGGAtgaagattttgcaattttgaaCTAAAGTCACACGCCGGACCAGTGGCTTTCTCTCCGGTGTGTGTTCGTTTGTGCCTCTTCAAAGTATCCCTTTCAGTGAAGCGCTTACCACAGACTGaacagacaaaaggtttctccccagtgtgcgtTCTCGTGTGCCTCGTTAAACGTCCGTTTACAGAGAACGttttaccgcaaactgagcaggaaaaaaggTCTCTCCCCGGTGTGGGTTCTCGTGTGCCTTCTTAAATCTCCCTTTAGAGAGAAACGTTTGCCACAATCTgcgcaggcaaaaggtttttccccagtgtgtgttcttgtgtggtCTGTTAACCTTCCCCTTTGAGTGAAGCGTTTACCACAAAATGAGCAAACAAAAGgtgtctctccagtgtgggttcttgcgTGTGATCTTAAGCTTCCCTTAGCAGAGAAGCTGGTAGCACAAATTTGGCaggtaaaaggtttctctccagtatggGTTCTTGCGTGTGTCGTCAAATTGGCCCTTTGAGTGAATCTTTTGCCGCAAAcagagcaggcaaaaggtttctctccggtgtgGATCATcgtgtgctttttaaaaacagactTGTAGACAAAGGTTTtgtcacactgagaacatttccagcatGTGTTGTCATCGTGACGTGTCATGTCGTCTTTAGGGAGTTCATCGTCAGTGAAGGAagagtgtgacgtcatgtcgtcactatctgacaGTGGCGCGAACAGGCTGTCTGCCGGCGATCCTCCGCAGCGGTCTCTATCGCATTCTGAAGTCccgtgttgacttgagctgctgctctgaggctccgcccctctgctctcctcactttCAACTTTGTCTCCATCATATTCACTCCTCAAAGGGTCAAGCGTACCTCGCATCTTAGTGACATCGGCCTCGTCTTCCTCTTTCGTACAGGACGTTTCCAGCTCCTTTTCCTCTTCAATGTGAGCGGGCTCTGACACCTGCCGCTTAAGACCAATACGTTCGTCACTGACGTCTGCgagacacaagaagacaaacataCCGTACGTGGTTTGGTAAGGTGTCATGTTGACACTCTGATGTTGTTCATTATCGTCGAGACGTTTGGAGAACCGCAGTCATGTTCCTCCGCTTGAGCAGTTCAGTAattggaagtaaaaaaaaaaatcggacatTTTCAGAATGACAAGCAATTGATGCGTCCATCTATCAGGTCGAAAGATTTCCTAGCATTAATCATGTCAATGTAAATAAAGTTGCGAATGTTAACGTGTTTCAGGGGTTCTTATCAAAGCCCGCAGAGTACGCCCACGCCTGACAATGAAAGTTGCAACGACGAGCGCCCCGCGCCGAAAATACTCGAGACAGCCTGCGGAAAGTCCCGCATCGTAAGGCGAAATATCTTCATCTGATCGTCTCGATCATTTAGGTCTGGAAAGCATTTATTGCTTTTGTTCAAACGGACCGATTCACTTTGGTCTCATGCTTGACTTTTATTCGGAGAGTTCAAGTTACATGGGCCAGCACCGCTGATTCTTAAAGATCTTGCACCCACGTACATGGGAATCAGTGGGTACAATTTGGCGGCTCAAATGCTGCGCAGTGACATCGGTTGTTACCGAGGACCTACTTGGCGAATACATCGGCAATGTCAGGACGTGGTTGGGAGAGAGGACTCGGCCAAAGTTGACAGCAGTCTTTGCCAACGGTCGTTTTGTCGTCGATCGTTGACGTTTCACCGAAAAAGCCAAATGCGTCCATTGTTCTGCTCTCAACTTCGCTTCAAGTTTTGCACTCTCCTCCCCCTCAGTGCTTCCTTCCATCTTTTCCTGCACTGTGCAGGAGATCGCGAGAGATGCGCTTCGGTTCGCAGACCGGCTACGCTCGATTTGATGCTCAAAGTGCGTGGGGCCAGAGTGACACAGAGGAAAATCAAGTAAGAGTGCGAAGGCGACGAACCTGCTCTGCGTAACACAACACGAGGTTGCTCGAGAACCAGTTGACGTTGTGGCTCGCTTTCCTCTCTTGGTCCACAAAGTTGCTCCTCGTACTCTTCTTCTTTCACACCTTTTGCACACATGTTCACAAGATC
This sequence is a window from Phycodurus eques isolate BA_2022a chromosome 2, UOR_Pequ_1.1, whole genome shotgun sequence. Protein-coding genes within it:
- the LOC133399388 gene encoding LOW QUALITY PROTEIN: zinc finger protein 892-like (The sequence of the model RefSeq protein was modified relative to this genomic sequence to represent the inferred CDS: deleted 1 base in 1 codon), with amino-acid sequence MCAKGVKEEEYEEQLCGPREESEPQRQLVLEQPRVVLRRADVSDERIGLKRQVSEPAHIEEEKELETSCTKEEDEADVTKMRGTLDPLRSEYDGDKVESEESRGAEPQSSSSSQHGTSECDRDRCGGSPADSLFAPLSDSDDMTSHSSFTDDELPKDDMTRHDDNTCWKCSQCDKTFVYKSVFKKHTMIHTGEKPFACSVCGKRFTQRANLTTHARTHTGEKPFTCQICATSFSAKGSLRSHARTHTGETPFVCSFCGKRFTQRGRLTDHTRTHTGEKPFACADCGKRFSLKGDLRRHTRTHTGERPFSCSVCGKTFSVNGRLTRHTRTHTGEKPFVCSVCGKRFTERDTLKRHKRTHTGEKATGPACDFSSKLQNLHPEQNERSSAVESPHNKEEEKPEPPPIKMEEEEDTKIPLTCVVAKRDDDEDDGQIEQT